A genomic window from Solanum stenotomum isolate F172 chromosome 10, ASM1918654v1, whole genome shotgun sequence includes:
- the LOC125878340 gene encoding 9-cis-epoxycarotenoid dioxygenase NCED2, chloroplastic isoform X1 encodes MTSTIANYGVSHSFSPSTSYSLDFTLPSKSISMKNHTIKTKIHSALLTFPKQNNTPKKQPQFQTPDWNFFQKAAAKALDIVESALVSRELQNPLPKTADPRVQIAGNFAPVPEQSVRHNLPVIGTIPDCINGVYVRNGANPLFEPIAGHHLFDGDGMVHAVTVENGSVSYSCRFTETERLVQERELGRPVFPKAIGELHGHSGIARLLLFYARGVFGLVDHSHGTGVANAGLVYFNNRLLAMSEDDVPYNVQVLPSGDLQTVGRYNFDDQLKSTMIAHPKIDPVSGELFALSYDVVQKPYLKSFKFSPDGEKSPDVEIPLDVPTMMHDFAITENYVVIPDQQVVFKLQEMIKGGSPVIYDKNKKSRFGILPKNAKDSDNIIWVESPETFCFHLWNAWEEPETDEVVVIGSCMTPPDSIFNECSENLKSVLSEIRLNLKTGESTRRQLLSPSDQVNLEAGMVNRNKLGRKTQFAYLAIAEPWPKVSGFAKVDLSTGEIKKHIYGDKRYGGEPLFLPRNVNSEKEDDGYILAFCHDEKTWKSELQIVNAMTLELEATVKLPSRVPYGFHGTFISSKDLQNQTIKIDQKLSPKL; translated from the coding sequence atgacTTCTACAATTGCAAATTATGGAGTTTCTCACTCTTTTTCACCATCTACTTCCTATTCACTTGATTTCACCCTTCCTTCAAAATCAATCTCCATGAAAAATCACACAATAAAAACTAAAATCCATTCTGCTTTACTCACTTTCCCAAAACAAAACAATACCCCCAAAAAACAACCACAATTTCAAACACCTGATTGGAATTTTTTCCAAAAGGCAGCAGCAAAAGCTTTAGATATAGTAGAAAGCGCGTTAGTCTCACGCGAACTACAAAACCCACTTCCTAAAACGGCAGACCCACGTGTACAAATCGCCGGTAACTTTGCTCCGGTACCGGAGCAATCAGTCCGGCATAATCTTCCCGTTATAGGGACGATCCCTGATTGCATTAACGGGGTTTATGTTCGGAATGGGGCGAACCCGCTTTTCGAACCGATTGCCGGTCATCATCTTTTTGACGGTGACGGCATGGTTCATGCCGTCACTGTCGAAAATGGTTCAGTGAGCTATTCTTGCCGTTTTACTGAAACGGAAAGATTAGTTCAAGAGCGTGAATTGGGTCGCCCTGTTTTTCCTAAAGCTATTGGTGAGCTTCATGGTCATTCTGGAATTGCGAGGCTATTGTTGTTCTATGCCCGTGGAGTTTTCGGGCTTGTGGATCATAGCCATGGGACTGGAGTAGCTAATGCTGGATTGGTTTACTTTAATAACAGACTTCTAGCAATGTCTGAAGATGATGTACCTTATAATGTTCAAGTATTGCCTTCTGGCGATCTTCAAACAGTTGGTAGGTACAATTTCGATGATCAATTGAAAAGCACAATGATAGCTCACCCGAAAATTGATCCAGTTTCGGGTGAGCTTTTTGCTTTGAGCTACGATGTAGTTCAGAAGCCTTACTTGAAATCCTTCAAGTTTTCTCCGGACGGGGAAAAATCGCCCGACGTTGAAATCCCACTGGATGTTCCAACGATGATGCATGATTTTGCGATTACTGAGAATTACGTTGTAATTCCTGATCAGCAAGTTGTGTTCAAGCTTCAGGAAATGATCAAAGGAGGCTCCCCTGTGATTTAtgacaaaaataagaaatcaaGGTTCGGAATTCTACCCAAAAATGCTAAAGATTCTGATAATATTATTTGGGTAGAATCACCCGAAACGTTCTGTTTTCATCTATGGAATGCTTGGGAAGAGCCAGAAACAGATGAAGTCGTTGTTATTGGTTCATGCATGACACCACCAGACTCAATTTTCAATGAATGTAGTGAGAATTTAAAGAGTGTATTATCAGAAATAAGGCTCAATTTGAAGACCGGAGAGTCGACAAGACGACAACTACTTTCACCCTCAGATCAGGTAAATTTAGAAGCTGGAATGGTGAACAGAAACAAACTTGGTAGAAAAACACAATTCGCTTATCTTGCAATTGCAGAGCCATGGCCGAAAGTATCTGGATTTGCAAAAGTCGACTTATCAACAGGGGaaattaaaaaacatatatatggaGATAAACGATATGGAGGTGAACCATTATTTTTACCAAGAAATGTGAACTCAGAGAAAGAAGATGACGGATACATTCTTGCATTTTGCCATGATGAAAAGACATGGAAATCAGAACTACAAATTGTGAATGCCATGACTCTAGAATTAGAAGCCACTGTCAAGCTACCTTCAAGAGTTCCATATGGTTTTCATGGGACTTTCATTAGCTCAAAGGACTTGCAAAATCAA
- the LOC125878340 gene encoding 9-cis-epoxycarotenoid dioxygenase NCED2, chloroplastic isoform X2: protein MTSTIANYGVSHSFSPSTSYSLDFTLPSKSISMKNHTIKTKIHSALLTFPKQNNTPKKQPQFQTPDWNFFQKAAAKALDIVESALVSRELQNPLPKTADPRVQIAGNFAPVPEQSVRHNLPVIGTIPDCINGVYVRNGANPLFEPIAGHHLFDGDGMVHAVTVENGSVSYSCRFTETERLVQERELGRPVFPKAIGELHGHSGIARLLLFYARGVFGLVDHSHGTGVANAGLVYFNNRLLAMSEDDVPYNVQVLPSGDLQTVGRYNFDDQLKSTMIAHPKIDPVSGELFALSYDVVQKPYLKSFKFSPDGEKSPDVEIPLDVPTMMHDFAITENYVVIPDQQVVFKLQEMIKGGSPVIYDKNKKSRFGILPKNAKDSDNIIWVESPETFCFHLWNAWEEPETDEVVVIGSCMTPPDSIFNECSENLKSVLSEIRLNLKTGESTRRQLLSPSDQVNLEAGMVNRNKLGRKTQFAYLAIAEPWPKVSGFAKVDLSTGEIKKHIYGDKRYGGEPLFLPRNVNSEKEDDGYILAFCHDEKTWKSELQIVNAMTLELEATVKLPSRVPYGFHGTFISSKDLQNQV from the coding sequence atgacTTCTACAATTGCAAATTATGGAGTTTCTCACTCTTTTTCACCATCTACTTCCTATTCACTTGATTTCACCCTTCCTTCAAAATCAATCTCCATGAAAAATCACACAATAAAAACTAAAATCCATTCTGCTTTACTCACTTTCCCAAAACAAAACAATACCCCCAAAAAACAACCACAATTTCAAACACCTGATTGGAATTTTTTCCAAAAGGCAGCAGCAAAAGCTTTAGATATAGTAGAAAGCGCGTTAGTCTCACGCGAACTACAAAACCCACTTCCTAAAACGGCAGACCCACGTGTACAAATCGCCGGTAACTTTGCTCCGGTACCGGAGCAATCAGTCCGGCATAATCTTCCCGTTATAGGGACGATCCCTGATTGCATTAACGGGGTTTATGTTCGGAATGGGGCGAACCCGCTTTTCGAACCGATTGCCGGTCATCATCTTTTTGACGGTGACGGCATGGTTCATGCCGTCACTGTCGAAAATGGTTCAGTGAGCTATTCTTGCCGTTTTACTGAAACGGAAAGATTAGTTCAAGAGCGTGAATTGGGTCGCCCTGTTTTTCCTAAAGCTATTGGTGAGCTTCATGGTCATTCTGGAATTGCGAGGCTATTGTTGTTCTATGCCCGTGGAGTTTTCGGGCTTGTGGATCATAGCCATGGGACTGGAGTAGCTAATGCTGGATTGGTTTACTTTAATAACAGACTTCTAGCAATGTCTGAAGATGATGTACCTTATAATGTTCAAGTATTGCCTTCTGGCGATCTTCAAACAGTTGGTAGGTACAATTTCGATGATCAATTGAAAAGCACAATGATAGCTCACCCGAAAATTGATCCAGTTTCGGGTGAGCTTTTTGCTTTGAGCTACGATGTAGTTCAGAAGCCTTACTTGAAATCCTTCAAGTTTTCTCCGGACGGGGAAAAATCGCCCGACGTTGAAATCCCACTGGATGTTCCAACGATGATGCATGATTTTGCGATTACTGAGAATTACGTTGTAATTCCTGATCAGCAAGTTGTGTTCAAGCTTCAGGAAATGATCAAAGGAGGCTCCCCTGTGATTTAtgacaaaaataagaaatcaaGGTTCGGAATTCTACCCAAAAATGCTAAAGATTCTGATAATATTATTTGGGTAGAATCACCCGAAACGTTCTGTTTTCATCTATGGAATGCTTGGGAAGAGCCAGAAACAGATGAAGTCGTTGTTATTGGTTCATGCATGACACCACCAGACTCAATTTTCAATGAATGTAGTGAGAATTTAAAGAGTGTATTATCAGAAATAAGGCTCAATTTGAAGACCGGAGAGTCGACAAGACGACAACTACTTTCACCCTCAGATCAGGTAAATTTAGAAGCTGGAATGGTGAACAGAAACAAACTTGGTAGAAAAACACAATTCGCTTATCTTGCAATTGCAGAGCCATGGCCGAAAGTATCTGGATTTGCAAAAGTCGACTTATCAACAGGGGaaattaaaaaacatatatatggaGATAAACGATATGGAGGTGAACCATTATTTTTACCAAGAAATGTGAACTCAGAGAAAGAAGATGACGGATACATTCTTGCATTTTGCCATGATGAAAAGACATGGAAATCAGAACTACAAATTGTGAATGCCATGACTCTAGAATTAGAAGCCACTGTCAAGCTACCTTCAAGAGTTCCATATGGTTTTCATGGGACTTTCATTAGCTCAAAGGACTTGCAAAATCAAGTATAA